ATCATCAATATAGCCAACCGCTTGCAGTTCGTCGCTTTCCTCTTCATCGTATTGGATATAAATTTTTTCTCCATCTGGGCCAAGGATTTCGGTTAGTTTCATAGGTTTATTTAATATTTTAATGTATATATTAATACATTTAAGTTGGGTAATGTCAAGCCCGCCTGGGGTTCAAACCCCAGGCTCATAGCGAAAGTCCACTGAAGTGGACTGAAGAAATAACATATATATCCAGTCGGATTTATCCGACTTTTGCTATTAGCCTGCGAATCAATTCGCAGGCGGTTGATTAGATACGACGCAGATTTTTGTGAGGAATTGTTAAATGCGATCGCTTCTTTTTTGTATAGCATATAAAAATGCGATCGCCTCAGTATCCGTAAAGTGCGATCGCATTCACAAACCAACCCCAAAAGGGCAAATTTTCCAACTTAATTAGAAGATTCCTGTTGCGCTGCTTGTCGCACTTCCTCCACAGACAAACCTAACACCTCAGCAATCTTATTTACAGTTAACCCTGTTGCCAGTAATATCGGTACTGTTTTTAACTTACCTCGGCGTTCTCCTTGTTCTAAACCTTGTTGCAAGCCTTCTTGTAAACCTTTTGAGAGCGGCTATATCCAGTTATATCGAAATGCTAAACGAGAAGGTGTCAGCGTGTGACCCTAATTCTAAGACCTCCCCTTCCATACAACATCTTCAACGCGAATTTGTTTGGGCAACAAACCTAACCGGAAAAAAGTATCTGCAATTCTTTGTTGTTCTTCGATCGCTCGATCTTGAATCGGTTGCGCCCCGTAATAATTCATCTTTGTCATTTTCAGCGCTGTTGCTAATTTCATATTGTTTTTTGCAGCAATAATTTTCGCCGCTTCTGACGGATTATTGGTAGCCCAAATTCCTACCTGTCGCATTTCTTCTATGACAATTTTGACAATATCGTAGCTGCTACTAGCAAAAGAGCGAGTGGAAAAATAAAAGTTTGTATTTTTCGTCAACCCCTCACCATTCGCCAGTAACCGAACTGGCATACTGTCTTCTAAAATTGCCAAAAACGGGTTCCAACCTACCCAAACATCTACTTCTCCCCGCCGGAAAGCTTCCTGTCCTTCTGGTGGAGGCAGATAAACTGCTTGTACGTCCTCAAGTGTCAAGCCTGTTCGCAAGAGAGCCTGTATGAGTAGATAGTGACCTGCTGATGCTTTTGTAGCAGTTATTTTTTTACCTTTAAGGTCAGCTAACGTTTTAATTGGCGAATTGTTTCGTACCAAAATACCCATCATTGTGGGAACGGGTTGCTCGTTGGCAACATACACCAGAGGTACACCGCTTGCTTGTGCAAACAAAGGAGGCACTTCTCCAGCCATCCCCATATCAACTTTTCCTTCTGCCATCGCTGCCATAATCGGTGGCCCAGCGGGAAATTCCACCCACTGTACGGAAAGACCCATCGATGCCAAGCGTTTTTCTAAAGTACCTCTGGCTTTGAGCAGAATCGGTGCGCCGTGCGGTTGATGACCGATTCGCACTACTGTTACTTTCCCAATCCCATCGTCTGAAGAAGCGGCACTAGAATTGCTATTCGTACTGGAATTACAACTTCCCAAAGCTAAACTTAAGGCCAAACTACCAGCAAACAGTAATAGAAATATTGTAGTTAAACGAAGTTTAAAGCAATCCGAAATAGACTTTAAAAGATCTGGCAGTAAGAGTTTCTGTAGCTTAAATAACATATAGTTTCACAAATATCTAGGGCATTTAACTGTTAACAGCAGTTCAATGGGCCATCGACGTTAACTGGATGTTTTAACCTATAAACTAAGATAAGGGAGCCGAGACTATTTATGGATAGTCCAAATAGGAAGGATTTTCGAGAACGGATCTTTTCGATCGCCAACCAATTGCGGTACGGTCTTGTATCAATTGCGATCGCCAGTTTAGCAATAACGGGAGGCGCGTTAATCTATCTTAGCTTCCTCAGCGAGGTGGAACAGTCAAGACTGCTACAGCAAGAGCGATCGCACTCCACCGCCAGCGAAATCGGTACTTATCTGAATGACTTACAGCGTCAATTAAATTACCTAGCGGGATTGCGTGGATTGACAGAGTTTTCTGACCAAACTTTAGCCAGTCTACTGGAAGGACTTGTTAATAGCAACAGTGCCTACGAAATCGTTGGTATTATCAACAATCAAGGCAAAGTTGTCCAAGCTATGTCCCCATACAAACCAATATCTCCATCCGATCCCGTTTTGGTCAAGGTTGCTAAATCTCCCCTATTCTCGCAAACGTTTAAGGAAGGAGAAAATTATCTGGATCGCGTAGAAATTGACCCCAAAACAAACTTACCAGTAACTTGGATAGCCGTTCCGATCCGAAATTGGAAAAATCATGTTGATGGAGTATTATTCGCTCGGATAAATCTTAACTTTTTATCTCTGGTTATGTCTCAAATTAATGTAGATAAAAGTGGTTACGTTTATGTTCTTGATGACCGCTTTAATCTCATTGCTAAAAAGGGAAGTACACCCAATACCTTTAAAATAGAAAACCTTTCCCAACGTCCTTTTATCCAGAATATATCAAAACTATCCTCATCAGCAGCAGATATCGAACAATTTTTAATTTACCGGGGATTGAAGGGCAAAGAAGTTTTGGGATCTGCTACCTTGGTACGTCGAGTGCAATGGACTGTGGTAGTAGAATTGCCAACTGCTGAAGTTTACGCTCCGGTTCGTAGAATGGCAATCGTTATGGGCGGATCTCTTTTTCTCGTAACTGTGGTTGTAGTTAGTTTGGGGTTCGCTTTCTCAAGGTCGGTTGTTTTACCCCTGGAACGCCTGACAGATGTCGCTTCTAAAATTAGTGCCGGAAATCTCGATATCAGAGTGGATATTACCGCCCGCAATGAATTGGGAGTCTTGGCTAATACCTTTAACAAAATGGCCGATCAACTGGCTGATTTTTATCGCGATTTGGAACAAAAAGTAGCCGATCGCACCGGAGAGTTGAGCGAAGCAAACCAAGCCTTAGAACGGGAAATTATCGAACGCAAACTAGCAGAAAAAGAACTTCACGAAGCGCTCTATAACCTCAAACAAACGCAAACTCAACTACTGCAAACTGAAAAGATGTCTAGTTTGGGACAATTAGTGGCAGGTGTAGCTCACGAAATCAACAATCCCGTCAATTTCATTCACGGTAATCTTTTTCATATAAATGAATACAGCGAAACATTAATAGAGCTTTTCCAGCTTTATCAAAAGTTTTATCCACATCCCGATCCAGAGATTCAAGAATACGTGGAAACAGCGGATATACAATATATAATTGAGGATTTACCGAAATTGCTATCTTCCATGAGAGTGGGAACCGATCGCATCCGCAATATCGTTTTAACGTTGCGAAATTTCTCTCGGCTGGACGAAGCGGAAATGAAACAAGTGAAAATTGAAGAAGGCATTGAGAGTACGCTGTTAATTTTACAAAGTCGCTTAAAAAGTAAACCGGGATCTCCGGGAATTGAAGTTATGAAAGAGTACGGTGATTTGCCAGATATCGAGTGCTATTCCGGGCAATTGAATCAGGTATTTATGAATATTATCAGTAATGCGATCGACGCTCTGCAAGAAAAAGACAAAAAGCGCTCGCCAGAGGAAATAAAAAACAGTCCCAGTCAGATTACCATCCGTACCGAAGTTATCGATCGCGATTGGGTAACGATTTGTATAAAAGATAACGGCTCTGGGATAACCGATGATGTAAAATCTAAAATATTCGACCCATTTTTTACCACTAAACCAGTCGGTCAAGGCACAGGTTTAGGATTATCCATCTGCTATCAAATTGTTGTGGATAAACACGGCGGAAATTTGAACTGTTTGTCCCAACCCGGTGAAGGGACAGAGTTTTGGATTGATATCCCCATCAAACAGAGCGCCAATCAGGCTAGTGCAGCACGGCAGCAGTAACCCACCAGATCGAAAGTAGTTGAATGTCTGACGCTCAAAAAA
The sequence above is a segment of the Aerosakkonema funiforme FACHB-1375 genome. Coding sequences within it:
- a CDS encoding sensor histidine kinase — translated: MDSPNRKDFRERIFSIANQLRYGLVSIAIASLAITGGALIYLSFLSEVEQSRLLQQERSHSTASEIGTYLNDLQRQLNYLAGLRGLTEFSDQTLASLLEGLVNSNSAYEIVGIINNQGKVVQAMSPYKPISPSDPVLVKVAKSPLFSQTFKEGENYLDRVEIDPKTNLPVTWIAVPIRNWKNHVDGVLFARINLNFLSLVMSQINVDKSGYVYVLDDRFNLIAKKGSTPNTFKIENLSQRPFIQNISKLSSSAADIEQFLIYRGLKGKEVLGSATLVRRVQWTVVVELPTAEVYAPVRRMAIVMGGSLFLVTVVVVSLGFAFSRSVVLPLERLTDVASKISAGNLDIRVDITARNELGVLANTFNKMADQLADFYRDLEQKVADRTGELSEANQALEREIIERKLAEKELHEALYNLKQTQTQLLQTEKMSSLGQLVAGVAHEINNPVNFIHGNLFHINEYSETLIELFQLYQKFYPHPDPEIQEYVETADIQYIIEDLPKLLSSMRVGTDRIRNIVLTLRNFSRLDEAEMKQVKIEEGIESTLLILQSRLKSKPGSPGIEVMKEYGDLPDIECYSGQLNQVFMNIISNAIDALQEKDKKRSPEEIKNSPSQITIRTEVIDRDWVTICIKDNGSGITDDVKSKIFDPFFTTKPVGQGTGLGLSICYQIVVDKHGGNLNCLSQPGEGTEFWIDIPIKQSANQASAARQQ
- a CDS encoding sulfonate ABC transporter substrate-binding protein, which translates into the protein MLFKLQKLLLPDLLKSISDCFKLRLTTIFLLLFAGSLALSLALGSCNSSTNSNSSAASSDDGIGKVTVVRIGHQPHGAPILLKARGTLEKRLASMGLSVQWVEFPAGPPIMAAMAEGKVDMGMAGEVPPLFAQASGVPLVYVANEQPVPTMMGILVRNNSPIKTLADLKGKKITATKASAGHYLLIQALLRTGLTLEDVQAVYLPPPEGQEAFRRGEVDVWVGWNPFLAILEDSMPVRLLANGEGLTKNTNFYFSTRSFASSSYDIVKIVIEEMRQVGIWATNNPSEAAKIIAAKNNMKLATALKMTKMNYYGAQPIQDRAIEEQQRIADTFFRLGLLPKQIRVEDVVWKGRS